A genomic window from Pseudocitrobacter corydidari includes:
- the ehaB gene encoding autotransporter adhesin EhaB, giving the protein MHSWKKKLVVSQLALACTLAIASQANATTTNDISGTTYNTFHHYDDATYADGVYYDGYVGWNNYATDSFYNGDIYPVINNATVNGVISTYYLDDGISTNTNDNSLTIKNSTIHGMITSECMTTDCANDRDTGYVYDRLTLTVDNSTIDDNYEHYTYNGKYTDGTADTHIVDVYDMGTAITLDQEVDLAIQNNSHVAGITLTQGYEWSDVDDNTVATGVNSQEVFNNTITVKDSTVTSGSWTDEGTSGWFGHTGNASNYSGDITADDIAIAAIANPYADNAMQTTATFDNSTLMGDVVFSSNFDENFFPNGADSYRDTNADVDTNGWDGTDRMDVTLNNGSKWVGAAMSVHQVDADGDGIYDGYAAGTEATATLIDVAANSLWPLSTVGVEDSNTAYSEYGHIVGNEVYQSGLFTVTLNGASEWDTTKTSLIDTLSINSGSQVNVADSTLISDTISLTGGSYLNIGEDGHVATDTLTIDNSTVKMSDDVAAGWGVTDAALYANTITVTNNGLLDVNVDQFDANPFQADTLNLTSTTDTAGHIHAGVFDIHSSDYVMDSDLVNDRTNDTSKSNYGYGVIAMNSDGHLTINGNGDNDSTTASVEAGQNEVDNAGDNVAAATGNYKVRIDNATGKGSIADYKGNELVYVNDKNSTATFSAANKADLGAYTYQAQQKGNTVVLQQMELTDYANMALSIPSANTNIWNMQQDTLNNRLNTSRHGFEDNGGAWVSYFGGNFNGDNGTINYDQDVNGIMVGVDSKIDGNNAKWIVGAAAAFAKGDMNDRTGQVDQDSQSAYVYSSARFANNIFVDGNLSYSRFNNDLSATMSNGDYVDGDTTADAWGFGLKLGYDWKINDAGYVTPYGAISGLFQSGDNYSLSNGMDVGSQDYDSLRYELGVDAGYTFNYGDQALTPYFKLAYVYDDSNNDTNVNGDNIDNGVEGSAVRVGVGSQFSFTKNFSAYTGVNYLGGGDVDQDWGANAGVKYTW; this is encoded by the coding sequence ATGCACTCCTGGAAAAAGAAACTTGTAGTATCACAATTAGCATTGGCTTGCACTTTGGCAATCGCCTCTCAGGCAAATGCTACAACAACTAACGACATTTCTGGCACGACCTACAATACTTTCCATCATTACGATGATGCCACTTATGCAGATGGTGTTTACTATGATGGTTATGTAGGTTGGAACAACTACGCAACTGACAGCTTCTATAACGGTGATATCTATCCTGTTATTAATAACGCAACTGTTAACGGCGTTATCTCCACTTACTATCTGGATGATGGTATCTCTACCAACACCAACGATAACAGCCTGACAATTAAAAACAGCACCATCCACGGCATGATTACTTCCGAGTGCATGACCACTGATTGTGCTAACGATCGCGATACTGGTTATGTGTACGATCGTCTGACTCTGACTGTCGATAACTCTACTATTGACGATAACTACGAACATTATACTTACAACGGTAAGTATACTGACGGTACCGCAGATACCCACATTGTTGATGTTTATGATATGGGTACAGCCATCACTCTGGATCAAGAAGTTGATCTGGCAATCCAGAATAACTCTCATGTAGCAGGTATCACCCTGACTCAGGGTTATGAATGGTCAGATGTTGACGATAATACCGTTGCTACTGGTGTTAACAGCCAGGAAGTGTTTAACAACACAATCACTGTTAAAGATTCTACTGTGACCTCAGGTTCATGGACTGATGAAGGAACTTCTGGTTGGTTTGGTCATACGGGCAATGCCAGCAACTACAGCGGTGACATTACTGCTGATGATATTGCTATTGCAGCAATCGCCAATCCGTATGCTGACAACGCGATGCAAACTACTGCAACCTTCGACAATTCTACCCTGATGGGCGATGTTGTTTTCTCCAGCAACTTTGATGAAAACTTCTTCCCGAATGGCGCTGACAGCTATCGCGACACCAATGCTGACGTAGATACTAATGGTTGGGATGGCACAGACCGTATGGATGTGACTCTGAACAACGGTAGTAAGTGGGTTGGTGCTGCAATGTCTGTGCATCAGGTTGATGCTGATGGCGATGGCATTTACGACGGTTATGCAGCTGGCACAGAAGCTACTGCAACTCTGATTGACGTCGCAGCTAACAGCCTGTGGCCGTTATCAACTGTTGGTGTTGAGGATTCCAACACTGCCTATTCTGAATATGGTCACATTGTTGGCAACGAAGTTTATCAGAGCGGCCTGTTCACCGTAACCCTGAATGGTGCTTCAGAGTGGGATACTACCAAAACCTCTCTGATTGATACCTTAAGCATCAACAGCGGTTCTCAGGTTAACGTAGCAGATTCTACTCTGATCTCTGACACCATCTCCCTGACCGGTGGTTCTTATCTGAATATCGGTGAAGATGGCCACGTTGCTACTGATACGCTGACCATCGACAACAGTACCGTTAAAATGTCTGATGACGTTGCTGCGGGCTGGGGTGTTACTGATGCAGCACTGTATGCGAACACCATCACCGTGACTAACAACGGTCTGTTGGATGTGAACGTTGATCAGTTCGATGCGAACCCGTTCCAGGCTGATACCCTGAATCTGACCAGCACTACTGATACTGCGGGTCATATCCATGCAGGTGTATTCGATATCCATAGCAGCGATTATGTAATGGATAGCGATCTGGTCAACGACCGCACCAACGACACCTCTAAATCTAACTATGGTTACGGTGTTATCGCTATGAACTCTGATGGTCACCTGACTATCAACGGTAATGGCGACAACGACAGCACGACTGCATCTGTAGAAGCAGGTCAGAACGAAGTTGATAACGCTGGCGACAACGTAGCTGCTGCAACCGGTAACTACAAAGTTCGTATCGACAACGCTACGGGTAAAGGTTCTATCGCAGACTACAAAGGCAACGAGCTGGTTTATGTCAACGACAAAAACAGCACCGCGACCTTCTCTGCTGCCAACAAAGCTGACCTGGGTGCATACACCTATCAGGCACAGCAGAAAGGCAACACTGTTGTTCTGCAACAGATGGAGCTGACCGATTACGCAAACATGGCGCTGAGCATCCCGTCTGCAAACACCAACATCTGGAACATGCAGCAGGATACCCTGAACAATCGTCTGAACACCTCTCGTCATGGCTTTGAAGACAATGGCGGCGCATGGGTGAGCTACTTCGGTGGCAACTTCAACGGCGACAACGGCACCATCAACTATGACCAGGACGTTAACGGCATCATGGTCGGTGTTGATAGCAAAATCGACGGTAACAACGCTAAATGGATCGTCGGTGCTGCGGCTGCCTTCGCGAAAGGCGACATGAATGACCGTACTGGTCAGGTAGATCAAGACAGCCAGTCTGCCTACGTCTACTCTTCTGCTCGCTTCGCGAACAACATCTTTGTTGATGGCAACTTAAGCTACAGCCGCTTCAACAACGACCTGAGCGCAACCATGAGCAATGGCGACTATGTTGATGGCGATACCACTGCCGATGCATGGGGCTTTGGCTTGAAACTGGGCTACGACTGGAAAATCAACGACGCTGGCTACGTAACTCCGTACGGCGCAATTTCTGGTCTGTTCCAGTCTGGCGACAACTACAGCCTGAGCAACGGCATGGATGTTGGTAGCCAGGACTACGACAGCCTGCGTTATGAACTGGGCGTTGATGCTGGTTACACCTTCAACTACGGTGACCAGGCTCTGACTCCTTACTTCAAACTGGCTTATGTGTATGACGATTCCAACAACGACACCAACGTCAATGGCGATAACATTGACAACGGCGTTGAAGGTTCCGCAGTACGCGTAGGCGTGGGCAGCCAGTTCAGCTTCACCAAAAACTTCAGCGCTTACACCGGTGTTAACTACCTCGGCGGCGGCGATGTTGATCAGGATTGGGGCGCAAACGCGGGTGTTAAATACACCTGGTAA
- the hemB gene encoding porphobilinogen synthase yields the protein MTDLITRPRRLRRSPALRAMFEETTLSLNDLVLPIFVEEEINDYKAIDAMPGVMRIPEKHLAREIERIANAGIRSVMTFGISHHTDATGSDAWKEDGLVARMSRICKDAVPEMIVMSDTCFCEYTSHGHCGVLCDHGVDNDATLLNLGKQAVVAAAAGADFIAPSAAMDGQVQAIRQALDAAGFTDTAIMSYSTKFASSFYGPFREAAGTALKGDRKTYQMNPMNRREAIRESLLDEAQGADCLMVKPAGPYLDILRDIRERTELPIGAYQVSGEYAMIKFAAQAGAIDEEKVVLESLGAIKRAGADLIFSYFALDLAEKKILR from the coding sequence ATGACCGATTTAATCACTCGCCCACGCCGTCTGCGCCGATCACCTGCGCTGCGGGCTATGTTTGAAGAGACAACACTGAGCTTAAACGACCTGGTGTTGCCGATCTTTGTTGAAGAAGAGATCAACGACTACAAGGCCATCGACGCCATGCCTGGCGTGATGCGCATTCCGGAGAAACATCTCGCCCGCGAAATCGAGCGCATTGCAAATGCGGGTATCCGCTCGGTGATGACCTTCGGCATATCACACCACACCGACGCGACCGGCAGCGATGCCTGGAAGGAAGACGGCCTCGTGGCGCGCATGTCGCGTATCTGTAAAGACGCCGTGCCGGAAATGATTGTCATGTCCGACACCTGCTTCTGTGAATATACCTCTCACGGCCACTGCGGCGTGCTGTGCGATCACGGCGTGGATAACGATGCAACCCTGCTGAATCTGGGTAAACAAGCCGTTGTCGCGGCGGCGGCGGGTGCCGACTTCATCGCGCCTTCTGCGGCAATGGATGGTCAGGTACAGGCAATTCGTCAGGCGCTGGACGCTGCCGGGTTTACCGATACCGCGATCATGTCCTACTCCACCAAGTTTGCGTCTTCGTTCTACGGCCCGTTCCGCGAAGCTGCGGGCACGGCGCTGAAAGGCGACCGTAAAACCTATCAGATGAACCCGATGAACCGCCGCGAAGCGATTCGCGAGTCGCTGCTGGATGAAGCACAGGGTGCGGATTGCCTGATGGTGAAACCGGCAGGCCCATATCTGGATATTCTGCGCGATATCCGCGAGCGCACTGAACTGCCAATTGGTGCGTATCAGGTGAGCGGTGAGTACGCGATGATCAAATTCGCCGCCCAGGCGGGTGCGATTGATGAAGAGAAAGTGGTGCTGGAAAGTCTGGGTGCGATTAAGCGCGCGGGCGCGGATCTTATCTTTAGCTACTTTGCCCTGGATTTGGCTGAGAAGAAAATTCTGCGATAG
- the tauD gene encoding taurine dioxygenase, giving the protein MSERLTVTPLGPYIGAEISGVDLTRPLNDNQFEQLYHAMLRHQVIFLRNQVITPELQRDLALRFGDLHIHPVYPHAPGVEEIIVLDTHDNNPPDNDNWHTDVTFIETPPAGAILASKELPSTGGDTLWTSGIAAWEALSEPFRKLLSGLQAEHDFKKSFQEYKYRKTEEEHQRWLEAVAKHPPLLHPVVRTHPVTGKQALFVNEGFTTRIVDVSEKESEALLNFLFAHVTKPEFQVRWRWQPNDVAIWDNRVTQHYANADYLPQRRIMHRATILGDKPFYRA; this is encoded by the coding sequence ATGAGTGAACGTCTGACTGTCACCCCGCTGGGGCCATACATTGGTGCCGAAATTAGCGGCGTCGATTTAACCCGCCCGCTGAACGATAACCAGTTTGAGCAACTTTATCATGCGATGTTGCGTCATCAGGTTATTTTCCTGCGTAATCAGGTGATTACCCCTGAGCTCCAGCGTGATCTGGCATTGCGATTTGGCGATCTGCATATTCACCCGGTATATCCTCATGCGCCTGGCGTAGAGGAAATTATCGTTCTGGATACCCATGACAATAATCCACCGGATAACGATAACTGGCATACCGATGTGACGTTTATCGAAACGCCGCCTGCGGGTGCTATCCTCGCGTCAAAAGAGCTGCCCTCCACCGGGGGCGATACGCTGTGGACCAGCGGCATTGCGGCGTGGGAGGCGCTTTCTGAGCCGTTCCGTAAACTGTTAAGCGGCTTGCAGGCGGAGCACGATTTCAAAAAGTCATTCCAGGAATACAAATACCGTAAAACCGAAGAGGAACATCAGCGCTGGCTGGAAGCGGTGGCAAAACATCCGCCGCTGCTGCATCCGGTGGTGCGCACGCATCCGGTAACCGGTAAGCAGGCGTTGTTCGTCAATGAAGGCTTTACGACGCGCATTGTGGATGTGTCGGAGAAAGAGAGCGAGGCGCTGCTGAATTTCCTGTTTGCGCACGTCACGAAACCGGAGTTTCAGGTGCGCTGGCGCTGGCAGCCGAACGATGTGGCGATTTGGGATAACCGCGTCACGCAGCACTATGCCAATGCCGATTATTTGCCGCAGCGGCGGATTATGCATCGGGCGACGATTCTGGGGGATAAGCCTTTTTATCGGGCGTGA
- the tauC gene encoding taurine ABC transporter permease TauC produces MSVVANDKPRLKTLKWRWPLSRQITLSLATLLVLLTVWWGVAALQLISPLFLPPPGQVLQKLIVIAGPQGFMDATLWQHLSASLARILVALLAAVFIGVPVGIAMGLNATVRGILDPIIELYRPVPPLAYLPLMVIWFGIGETSKILLIYLAIFAPVAMSALAGVKSAQQVRIRAAQSLGASRRQVLWYVILPGALPEILTGLRIGLGVGWSTLVAAELIAATRGLGFMVQSAGEFLATDVVLAGIAVIAIIAFVLELGLRALQRRLTPWHGEVQ; encoded by the coding sequence ATGAGCGTCGTGGCTAATGACAAACCGCGCCTGAAAACGCTGAAATGGCGCTGGCCGCTCTCCCGCCAGATTACCCTAAGCCTGGCGACGCTGCTGGTGCTGTTAACGGTGTGGTGGGGCGTGGCTGCCCTGCAACTTATCAGCCCGCTGTTTCTGCCGCCGCCGGGGCAGGTGCTGCAAAAACTGATCGTCATTGCCGGGCCGCAGGGCTTTATGGATGCCACGCTGTGGCAACACCTTTCCGCGAGCCTGGCCCGTATTCTGGTCGCGCTGCTGGCGGCTGTATTCATTGGCGTTCCTGTTGGGATCGCGATGGGCCTCAACGCCACGGTGCGCGGCATTCTGGATCCGATCATTGAGCTTTACCGTCCGGTGCCGCCGTTGGCCTATTTGCCGCTGATGGTTATCTGGTTCGGTATCGGAGAAACCTCGAAGATCTTGCTGATCTACCTGGCGATTTTCGCCCCTGTGGCGATGTCGGCATTGGCCGGCGTGAAGAGCGCGCAACAGGTACGCATTCGGGCTGCGCAGTCGCTGGGGGCCAGCCGCCGTCAGGTGCTGTGGTATGTGATTCTGCCAGGCGCGCTGCCGGAAATCCTCACCGGGCTGCGTATTGGCCTGGGCGTAGGCTGGTCGACGCTGGTCGCGGCTGAACTGATCGCCGCCACGCGCGGGTTAGGTTTTATGGTGCAATCTGCTGGCGAATTTTTAGCAACCGACGTCGTGCTGGCAGGCATTGCGGTGATTGCGATTATCGCGTTTGTTTTAGAACTGGGGCTGCGCGCGTTGCAGCGTCGTCTGACGCCCTGGCATGGAGAAGTGCAATGA
- the tauB gene encoding taurine ABC transporter ATP-binding subunit, producing the protein MLQLSHLYADYGGKPALEDINLTLDSGELLVVLGPSGCGKTTLLNLIAGFVPYQQGSITLGGKRVEGPGAERGVVFQNEGLLPWRNVQDNIALGLQLSGMVKAERLEIAREMLKKVGLEGAEKRFIWQLSGGQRQRVGIARALAANPQLLLLDEPFGALDAFTREQMQTLLLKLWNDTGKQVMLITHDIEEAVFLATELVLLSPGPGRVLERLPLEFARRYVAGESCRSIKSDPQFIAMREYVLSRVFEQREAFS; encoded by the coding sequence ATGCTGCAACTTTCTCATCTTTATGCCGATTACGGCGGCAAACCGGCGCTGGAGGACATCAATCTCACGCTGGACAGCGGTGAACTGCTGGTGGTGCTCGGCCCGTCAGGCTGTGGCAAAACCACGCTGCTGAACCTGATTGCCGGATTTGTACCGTATCAGCAGGGCAGCATCACGCTGGGTGGAAAACGTGTCGAAGGGCCGGGCGCAGAGCGCGGTGTGGTCTTCCAGAACGAAGGGCTGCTGCCGTGGCGCAACGTACAGGACAACATCGCGCTGGGTCTTCAGTTGAGCGGAATGGTGAAGGCCGAACGGCTGGAAATCGCCCGCGAAATGCTGAAGAAAGTGGGGCTGGAAGGCGCAGAAAAACGCTTTATCTGGCAGCTTTCCGGCGGCCAGCGTCAGCGCGTGGGTATCGCCCGGGCGCTGGCCGCAAATCCGCAGCTACTTTTGCTGGATGAACCGTTCGGGGCGCTGGATGCCTTTACCCGCGAACAGATGCAAACCCTGCTGCTGAAGCTGTGGAATGACACCGGCAAGCAGGTCATGCTGATTACGCACGATATAGAAGAAGCGGTCTTTTTGGCGACCGAGCTGGTGCTGCTGTCGCCGGGGCCGGGAAGGGTGCTGGAGCGTCTGCCGCTGGAGTTTGCTCGTCGTTATGTTGCCGGGGAGTCCTGCCGCAGCATTAAATCTGATCCGCAGTTTATCGCCATGCGCGAGTACGTTCTGAGTCGCGTATTTGAACAACGGGAGGCCTTCTCATGA
- the tauA gene encoding taurine ABC transporter substrate-binding protein, whose amino-acid sequence MAISSRISLFAAAALIAFQAQAVDVTIAYQTSAEPAKVAQADDTFSKLSGAKPDWRKFDSGASIVRALASGDVQIGNLGSSPLAVAASQQVPIEVFLLASQLGNSEALVVKKNITKPEDLIGKRIAVPFISTTHYSLLAALKHWGIKPGQVQILNLQPPAIIAAWQRGDIDGAYVWAPAVNELEKDGTVLTDSEKVGQWGSPTLDVWVVRKDFAEKHPDVVRAFAKSAIDAQRGYIDNPEAWLKQPDNISKLARLSGVPEADVPGLVKGNTYLTADQQVKELNGPVNKAIIDTAEFLKAQGKVPAAATDYSQYVTDRFVK is encoded by the coding sequence ATGGCAATTTCATCGCGTATTTCACTCTTCGCCGCCGCAGCACTGATCGCATTTCAGGCGCAGGCCGTGGACGTTACCATCGCATACCAGACTTCCGCCGAACCGGCGAAAGTCGCACAGGCGGATGACACCTTTAGCAAACTGAGTGGCGCAAAACCTGACTGGCGCAAATTCGACAGCGGCGCGAGCATCGTTCGCGCGCTGGCTTCCGGCGATGTTCAGATTGGCAACCTGGGTTCCAGTCCGCTGGCGGTGGCCGCCAGTCAGCAGGTGCCGATTGAAGTGTTCCTGCTCGCCTCGCAGCTTGGTAATTCCGAAGCGCTGGTGGTAAAGAAAAACATCACCAAACCGGAAGATTTAATTGGTAAACGTATTGCTGTGCCGTTTATCTCCACCACCCACTACAGCCTGCTGGCCGCGCTGAAACACTGGGGCATTAAGCCAGGCCAGGTGCAAATTCTTAACCTGCAGCCACCGGCGATTATTGCCGCCTGGCAGCGCGGTGATATCGATGGCGCATACGTCTGGGCACCGGCGGTGAACGAGCTGGAAAAAGACGGCACCGTGCTGACCGATTCCGAAAAAGTGGGCCAGTGGGGCTCGCCAACGCTTGATGTTTGGGTGGTGCGTAAAGATTTCGCCGAGAAGCATCCTGACGTGGTGCGCGCCTTCGCGAAAAGCGCCATTGATGCCCAGCGCGGTTATATCGATAACCCGGAAGCCTGGCTGAAACAGCCGGATAACATCAGCAAACTGGCGCGCTTAAGCGGTGTACCGGAAGCGGATGTTCCGGGGCTGGTGAAGGGCAATACCTATCTCACCGCAGACCAGCAGGTGAAAGAGCTGAACGGCCCGGTTAACAAGGCGATTATTGACACCGCCGAGTTCCTCAAAGCGCAGGGCAAAGTGCCTGCGGCGGCGACGGATTACAGCCAGTACGTGACCGACCGCTTTGTGAAATAA
- the mmuM gene encoding homocysteine S-methyltransferase, translating into MSQSNPLTAILDAEPFVLLDGAMATELEGRGCNLADSLWSAKVLMENPTLIRDVHLDYFRAGARVAITASYQATPAGFAARGLDEAQSRALIARSVALAQEARELYLAENPQAGTLLVAGSVGPYGAYLADGSEYRGDYQRSAEEFQAFHRPRVEALLEAGADLLACETLPSFAEISALAELLTAYPTARAWFSFTLRDAQHLSDGTPLCDVIATLARYPQVIAVGINCIALEKTNDALRHLHSLTPLPLVVYPNSGEHYDAVSKTWHHHGEACDTLAHHLPQWQAAGARLIGGCCRTTPADIAALKRLR; encoded by the coding sequence ATGTCGCAGAGTAACCCGTTAACCGCCATTCTCGACGCTGAGCCGTTTGTGTTGCTGGATGGCGCAATGGCCACCGAGCTGGAAGGGCGCGGCTGTAATCTGGCCGATAGCCTGTGGTCGGCGAAAGTGTTGATGGAAAACCCAACGCTGATTCGCGATGTGCATCTCGACTATTTCCGCGCCGGGGCGCGAGTGGCGATCACCGCCAGCTATCAGGCGACCCCCGCAGGCTTTGCCGCGCGTGGGCTGGATGAAGCGCAGTCTCGTGCGTTGATTGCCCGCAGCGTTGCGTTGGCACAAGAAGCGCGAGAATTATATCTGGCGGAAAATCCGCAGGCGGGAACGTTGCTGGTGGCCGGCTCGGTTGGGCCGTATGGCGCGTATCTGGCGGATGGGTCGGAATATCGCGGTGATTATCAGCGCAGCGCGGAAGAGTTTCAGGCATTTCATCGCCCTCGCGTAGAAGCGTTGCTGGAGGCGGGGGCCGATTTGCTGGCCTGCGAAACGCTGCCGTCGTTTGCGGAGATTTCGGCGCTGGCGGAGCTGCTCACGGCGTACCCGACGGCGCGCGCCTGGTTTTCGTTCACCCTGCGCGATGCGCAGCACCTCAGCGATGGCACACCGCTGTGTGATGTGATCGCCACGCTGGCCCGTTACCCGCAGGTGATTGCGGTAGGCATTAACTGTATCGCGCTGGAGAAAACTAACGACGCGCTACGCCATCTGCATAGCCTGACGCCGCTGCCGCTGGTGGTTTATCCCAACTCCGGCGAGCATTATGACGCGGTGAGTAAAACCTGGCACCACCACGGCGAGGCGTGCGATACCTTAGCGCACCATTTACCGCAGTGGCAGGCGGCGGGGGCGCGGTTGATTGGCGGCTGCTGCCGCACGACGCCTGCGGATATCGCAGCATTGAAACGCCTTCGTTAG
- the mmuP gene encoding S-methylmethionine permease, protein MQTTQQQGGQLKRTMKTRHLIMLSLGGVIGTGLFFNTGYIISTTGAAGTLLAYLIGALVVWLVMQCLGELSVAMPETGAFHVYASRYLGPATGYTVAWLYWLTWTVALGSSFTAAGFCMQYWFPQVPIWVWCLVFCVLIYGLNVISTRFFAEGEFWFSLIKVITIIAFIILGGAAIFGFIPMQDGSPAPGLHNLTAEGWFPHGGLPILMTMVAVNFAFSGTELIGIAAGETENPHKVIPVAIRTTIARLIIFFIGTVFVLAALIPMHQAGVEKSPFVLVFEKVGIPYAADIFNFVILTAILSAANSGLYASGRMLWSLSNERTLPHCFSRVSKNGVPLVALSVSMLGGVLALFSSIIAPDTVFVALSAISGFAVVAVWLSICASHFVFRRRHLQQGRALSELQYRAPWYPLVPVLGFILCLVACVGLAFDPSQRIALYCGLPFVALCYGAYYLTRSRQPVQEIQHVAE, encoded by the coding sequence ATGCAAACAACACAACAACAAGGTGGGCAACTCAAGCGCACCATGAAAACGCGTCACCTGATTATGCTTTCGCTGGGTGGGGTTATTGGCACAGGGCTGTTTTTCAACACGGGTTATATCATTTCGACCACTGGCGCGGCGGGAACATTGCTGGCCTATCTGATTGGCGCGCTGGTCGTCTGGCTGGTGATGCAGTGCCTCGGCGAGCTCTCCGTGGCGATGCCGGAAACCGGCGCATTTCATGTTTACGCATCCCGCTATCTCGGCCCGGCTACCGGTTACACCGTAGCCTGGCTGTACTGGCTCACCTGGACGGTGGCGCTGGGTTCCAGCTTCACCGCCGCCGGGTTCTGTATGCAATACTGGTTCCCGCAGGTTCCCATCTGGGTGTGGTGCCTGGTGTTCTGCGTGCTGATTTACGGCCTGAACGTTATTTCTACGCGCTTCTTTGCCGAAGGTGAATTCTGGTTCTCGCTGATCAAAGTCATCACCATCATTGCCTTTATTATCCTTGGCGGCGCGGCTATCTTCGGTTTTATTCCGATGCAGGACGGTTCACCCGCGCCGGGGTTACATAACCTCACTGCAGAAGGCTGGTTCCCACATGGCGGATTACCCATCCTGATGACCATGGTGGCGGTAAACTTCGCCTTCTCCGGCACCGAGCTTATCGGTATCGCCGCCGGGGAAACGGAAAATCCGCACAAAGTGATCCCGGTAGCCATTCGCACCACCATTGCCCGTTTAATCATCTTCTTTATCGGTACCGTTTTTGTGCTGGCGGCGCTGATCCCCATGCACCAGGCGGGCGTAGAGAAAAGCCCGTTTGTGCTGGTCTTCGAAAAAGTGGGTATTCCGTATGCGGCAGATATCTTTAATTTTGTCATTCTGACCGCGATCCTGTCGGCGGCGAACTCGGGGCTTTATGCGTCCGGGCGCATGCTGTGGTCGCTGTCGAATGAACGCACGCTGCCGCACTGTTTTTCCCGCGTCAGCAAAAATGGCGTGCCGCTGGTGGCGCTGTCGGTCAGTATGCTGGGCGGCGTTCTGGCGCTGTTTTCCAGCATCATCGCGCCGGATACGGTGTTTGTTGCGCTGTCGGCGATTTCCGGTTTTGCCGTGGTGGCGGTGTGGCTCAGCATTTGTGCCTCGCACTTTGTCTTCCGTCGCCGCCATCTGCAACAGGGCCGGGCGCTTAGCGAACTGCAGTACCGCGCGCCGTGGTATCCGCTGGTGCCGGTGCTGGGCTTTATCCTTTGTCTGGTCGCCTGTGTGGGCCTGGCATTTGACCCGAGCCAGCGAATCGCGCTCTATTGCGGCCTGCCGTTTGTTGCGCTGTGTTATGGCGCTTATTATTTGACGCGTTCCCGTCAGCCTGTTCAGGAGATCCAACATGTCGCAGAGTAA